Part of the Panicum virgatum strain AP13 chromosome 4N, P.virgatum_v5, whole genome shotgun sequence genome is shown below.
agagatagggtggtatatgagagtttgattacagtagatggcaaagccttctgcttctgcatgaagcctaagttgttgcatttgccatgctcgcatctcattgcggcatgtgcagagtctgggttgcagccaggagtatttgtttcaccttacttcagcaaggaagtagctgtatccacctggggacatgaggtatacgggattggaatagtgggacctttcattcaggataatgaggataagatgtttattcttgatccagccactaagaaaggcaaatgccgtcgtcagacacgtcgtattcggaatggtatggacgagtccgaagcaagcaaggcacaaaagtgttgcagccaatgtggagcattgggtcacaactacaagaagtgtcctcagaatgcacttcacgatgctgctgacgtcggtccttccggaaatcccagagatggagcacctcctatgttcagacgaccatcggcgagaattgctcgtggaaggcactcggtgtcatgatccaccagtGTGCAGTTTGTACCTATATACTAATCGTGCGTCCactttgtatcgaacctatctgtaatatgtagtaatcgtgcgtccagtttgtatggaatatatctgtaatgtataaatatcgtgcgtccagtttgtatcgaacctatctgtaatatgtagtaatcgagcgtccagtttgtatcgaacctatctgtaatgtataaatatcgtgcgtccagtttgtatggaacatatatgtacatatgtgttctcatatatttttgaatgtaggtatggagatggactccttactagacccagttatcgactcgagccacaggtatTTCTTTGCAgtagttgagcaccgagccctagaggtgctacatCCTCGTCCACCtagggaggcgatctctatacaccacgattgggttgacaggtatgtaatgaaatattattgtttatcacttatgtattcgtcggtattcctttgtttcgacaattttgtttatttcaggttacgtgagtccggtctactgactctgggccgtcttgtcgagggtgggcctattcagctcgaccgatccctcctgacggcgctcgttgacagatggaggccggagacacacacgttccacctcccgtgtggggagatgactcctacgctgcaggatgTGGTCTACCTCCTcagcctccctatcgtcggggaggctgtaggtccgcgtgtggtgacggcctcgtggaaggatgacatggaggcccgttttgccctggttgaccacgtggaagaagcaggtccgatcaacccgcacccgcgagcagcaggtccttgaagacctggttcctacagtttacagtatgTATTTATTGCATATTTaagtttaattgttacaattcacatgttgtaTTTTCAGTTGAAACCaataatcttaattgtttatgcagcctatcCTGTTGGCTACGGATGCCAACGAGTACAGTGTGAGCAGATCGCtagaggcgtacctactttggttgtttggttacatcatgttcaacaacactcatggcaactcggtcgataggattctccttccgtatgcacgggagattgcggatggggacgaggacgtaccgccctacagctggggtgaggcggtacttgcagccacttaccgtgaaCTCTGCGATGGCTACATGAAGACACATATGAACGCTATCCTGGTGGGGTGCCCACTACTACTCcaactttggtcgtacgagaggctagccgttggtcggcccatcgtcagccacgagccttaccacgaggccatgtacggcgacgaggaggacgacaggcccGCTATGGGAACTCTcaggatctggcgtcaggtacgttcgcaacaaatctaattttgttattcattgttatacgatgcattagcgcacttttaattttacttattcggactgcagaggtcctgggcacatgcgcaggttagacgcgcatatcctgagtttgtttcggagcttgacatgctgacgcccgaggacgttgtctgggagccttacagcccagaggctgtggctacccgtgcaccagcaggcctgtcttcgcactgctccgcgaatacgcgcctgtggcttactacagccgtcctggtttacgacatcgcgattgaggcatattgcccctggagagtcaggagacagtttgggcagcgccaggagtttccgatgcccaccgcgttggagcgtgtcagtcgccaagaccacaggtaattatgaatgaacatggctcatacattcgtgttgaatctaacgattctttgcggtccacttttgtaggttgtcaaggagtggcttgccgtgctctgatgattggctcaccaagatgcagccgtgggtgaaccaatgggaacaggcagacaagcacttggtccatccaacaggaccacacacagacagctcctttagggcttacctcacctggtacttaccccggactcgggctcgtctggtttatgttgacactcacctgCAACCACACCAGGCGATGCCTCaagatggctatgcccggcaccacgtggaggcactagctggcgtggtgagtctcttgatcatatttgcatatatatatatatatatatatatatatatatatatatatatatatatatatatatatatattaatattcataagataattcatgtgtttctaactgttcctttactgaatggatgcagttttgcctttgcaacatgatgcagACGGATGCAGTTTTGCCTTTGCAACGTGATgcagacggactgctcgacttacctgacgagggtacgtgccggatccccaatgacccagtttgagcagacagaggcatggtcgaggcagcatGACCAGTTGCGTTAAGtactgcacaacttgggaagccgtgtgcagtacaaagacagccacgggtcgtcccaggcctcgtcgtcgttcctgTGTCCGgtgaccgtgcacgggccgatgtctcagtactacacaactgcaggtaacgtagatatctctttaaaattagatcaagtgttgctacatatttattaatatcacaaacagaatacgatccagctactgcgttcggccatactggaatgtttagaggggcatcaccagttggcggaccgtatccagggatggtaccgggttcacagataccggcctacacaggttagtttatgttttgtaTTTCgatttctacatgtcatgacaaaaGATACGAGCATACGCTAACATCCGTATTTTAtacgtaggattctaccccgatgcgggcgccggaccttctttctcctttcgacctggtacaaaacactctAAATACACTCACAAATTTAccacgcaacatatgttggtttacgtttatatTTTACGGagggtttgtttcgagtacgttcgttccagataacgagggcgtcaccttagacgaactcgacagcttgactccagactcacctggcgcgcacggtgaccccgatgtcttggggtattcacagctaggaggagcaccacttgggatctctctgCAGCAGACACAACAGCCCCttttgcgtcctgagcgacaggtgaggtctccggatcgtcacacctactccgagggccatgtccgtgcccagcagagggctaagagggtccgacgccctaggggtggttagatatatccgatgtttgtatctctgatgtttatttgtaatgagatagctgtgaaccgcttatttgtacactTCAATGTTCGtctctgatcactctcgtattttccattacatacgatagattgtatgtttatgcttcgatgctccattagcACTAACTatgattcaaactcgacattatgtacatgtccagtgaatgcaagttaggtacgagatatacatacatgcataatacaacattaacaatacttaatgcgaatacatcttgaaccgatgaacatcatatgttatagatcatggcatgaaatcatctaggtcgtcatcccagttgacagatggtggtgctgcaggtggtgtagtatggctcgacgaacctcttgcatttccctttctctcttttttggatctacgttcatgtacagggggaggaacatcatgtgttggaggccatgatttgggggggcataaagtcatccatgtcgtcatcccagttaacacaagttggtgcttgaggtgctgcagcatgacttgacgaacctcttcccttaccctttctctcttttctggatctaggttcatgtacaggggaaggaacatcatgtgttggaggccatggtttggggggcatgaagtcatccatgtcgtcatccaagttaacacaacttggtgcttgaggtgctgtagcatgacttgacgaacctccggtcatctgaTCTTGTGGAGGctaagtactatcacccgaagatcttctccacctctttcgcctagtttgcggcataagttcaccgaagatacataccaatttacggaaatttggtatcgatttgttaatcaactccgtgtcctcggggtaatcctagcatataattaaacaacaatgttactgtttcatacatatggattccaaatgacggacgagattagaactgaatgagagttaccttaatgtgcatctcatacacatctggccgcatccatatcttacaagaactttgtaagaatccaatgatattaggatgattcgctagttcacatactctcatgtatatcttccgacgttctagcaggtgtccctttacatcttgcgttgtaatacctcgaaataatgtgaaatctttaaactctactactttggacaacaccatctctatcgtaccatccgctaacggatccaacttcttactgataacaagataggtcatgatatcaagtattatactagatttttcttcggtccatgaaaatgctccacaattggaggcagtcattgtcttatgctgcaatatcaataagatactgtcataattctattctaattcataattaatttaaaaacaagtctgtaatagtactgaaattgtaatactaaacgagtgttctaaaccaccaaatcaaattcagctaatccgctaattaaattaaattgttatacaatatcaatggattcatacagaagttaccggtagatcacaagtgcgcaattcggcagagcttcgccgcttttcttctcctcaccccctctcttttttttaaatttttggtgaaatttttgggctcaaatgagatgAGAATGGAGGCCAGACcttatatagggtgggagaccccctgtcgcccgtggagaggccctgtcgcccgggggggcgacaggccccctctctctccacacacccccggccagggacctctttgcaaattcaaaaaaaattagattaaggttctgtcgcccgttgcttgggcgacaggacccctgtcgcccctggggcggGCGACCGGAGGtcattttcgaaatttttcaaaacggacatatatttttgatttttttttaaatataaaaaagaaaaagacacaCGGATCGACTGAAGAATACATCGGAGAACAGGCGGAGGGCAACCGAAGAAacctgtttttttctttttaacgcAAATAGCACAAGCACATTGCTCAGGTATAGGTGCAATCGCGAATCAAAGACCTGCTAAGCTAAACCCAAGTTGATTATAACGAACAAATGCAGAAATGTGTACGATCACGATCAACAACAAAGCAGGCCCGTAGCAGTCGTGTGTGCATACGGTCTTTTACGGCAAGGCCCGTAGATAAAAAGGCCGAGCATACGTGGGCTAACGGCCCATCGCAAACATCCCTAACTACCATTCGTTGGTCCAAGCGGGCCCACGGCCCCTTAAACGCCTCGCCAACCTTCCCTGCGGCCCACCCCGCAACGCCATTAACGCGCGCGCACCACCGCACAATTCGAATTTCCAAACTCCGCCGCCGACCGACACGACACgagttcaccaaaccggtggtaaccggtccggtttgaccggtaaccggtcatcggtccggcccggttccggtttggtccggtacccaaccggccaaaattcaaaatttaaatttaaattcaaaaaatgaaaaattatcaaaaaattcctaaaaatacttcaaggtgcaatgaatctaatagtgtcaaattttctcaaaaattcgttcatttagtatagtttgcggggatttaaagttaaatcaaaaaagaaaaaagaaaaaataggctggcccattaaagcccaccggtcaaaccggccggtaaaccgatcaaaccggtcggtaaaccggtaaaaccggccggtaaaccggttgcacgggagctattgaatttgaatttgaattcaaaccggtcaaaccgaccggtaaaccggtaaaaccggccggtaaaccggtcgcaACCGGTTGCACGagattttttgaatttatttgaatttgaatttgaattcaaccggtttccaccggttaccggtcaaaccggtccggtaaaccgctaccggagggcggcggtttgaccggaccagTCGGTTCGGTTAACCCTACTTCTCCTCGCCAACGGCTGGCCGCCCTCCCCTCTTTTCCCGCCCCGCGCCTCGCGATTCAAACGGCGCCGCGGGTGGGCGGGCCCCGCGCAGCACACCCCCCGCTCCCCGTCGCCCTCGAACGGCCAGCCCGCGGAGCTCGTGCGGCCCTCGCTCACTGACAGGCGCGCCCGCAAACCGACGGGGCCCGCACGCCGGCGTCATAGCTACCCCTCTGGGCCCCGCGGGTACGCTGCGGCCTGCGGGGAGCCGTTTATTTATACGCTCTCTCTTCCGCCCACGACGAAATACGGAAACAGAAATCCTCAGACCTCGGTCTCGAAGGTTCCATCTCGCGTCGCCGGTTTCCTCGCCTCCCGCGGTGGtcgagcgcgagcgcgagcgcgagcgcgagcgcgcggcAGGGTTTTCGAGAATGGCCACTTCCGGCGATCAATCGGCTGGCGGCGGTACGTGGGGTtcgtgttttttttaaaaaaaaaaattgtgcttGGTTCCTGTGGATTTTGAGGCGAAATGCGTGTGCGTCGATGCGTGGTGATTTTGTTTCGTATTCTGTGTAGGGTCCGCGGCGAGGGCGTCGAGGCTGCGCTACCCGCTGCGGTCGGCGAGCagggggaaggcggcggcggatgcgcctCCCACCATCTCCGCGCCGAGAAGGTGCCGGGCTTGTTTCACCTCattgcttttttatttttttcttccatttcaCATTTCGCGGTGGGGGATTGGGGCAGTCGGGATATTTCATCTGTCAACCATGATTCTTATGTGCGGTTTGAATCTGTTATGTAGTTCCGAAACTAGTAGTAACTCTGTTGTGCAGGACTAggacacacatgcacacacctATTTTGAGTTGCGTGCAACGGTTACTGAGATGTGATTATCCAGATGGCACTATTTAACTTAAGGTTTGCTCATTGTTGGGAAGTCTAAAAGTGCCAGGATGTATTTTTACAATTATGCTCATAACCTTCGGTTCCGTAGTGCTCGAATAGTGGGTGAAATCTCTGCAGATGCCTTTGCCACACCTACTTAATTCAGAAAGAAACTGAGGATCATTAGTAGCCAGCATGagacgatatatatatatatatatatatatatatatatatatatatatatatatatatatatatatatatatatatatatatatatatatatatatatagtggtaATGATGCATTTGTTGACATGTGAAAGGTTGTAGGTGCGATTCCTGTTCAGGAATgttatggagaaaaaaaaaatcaactgtGGCAATATAATATCGGCAGTAAAGCAAGCCTGATCACTATGACTGATTACTTAAAAGAACTAAAAGTAGTTTAAAAGAGACAGGTCCATTCCTGTAGTTTCAGCTGCCTAATTGAGATCGGCTGAATGTGATCTTTCACTCCCACAGTCCCACTTGCCATATTGTGTATATCCTATTTGTAAGCTCAACTGCCCATACCGTGCTGATTTTGAAATGGTAGTACTGTGCTGTTTCTTCGTGGGTCTTATTTTGATATATAGTACATTTTAGGTATTGTAGGTCCTAGTTAGTCCCACATTGTTTGGTTCAGGAGCATTTACTACGCTGAGCTATCAATATTTGAAACAGTGTTTCTGGGAAGATAATTGGTCAATCTTCAAGAGTAGATGTTCAGGACATCTCTTCGAAACTAAGCATCCAATTGTTTGGTGTTATGTCATTCTACCTATAATTGTCTAGAATTTTCGCTGGGTACCTCTCAACTTCCAACTTAACATGTATATGTACTAGCATTGCTCTAACAAAGCATTTTTCATCTGATTCCTTATATAGGGCAAAACCACCTTCAGATGTCAGCAAGAGCATGTGTCTTGACCTTTCTGTGAAGGATAAATCAGCCAAACCTCCACGGAGGCACTCAATACAAACTAAGCCAGGAGCTAGCCCAAGGCCAACTCCTTCTGCAACTGTTACTCCAGTATCCGGGATTCGGTCAAGGAGATCAAACAGCCAGGGGAGGTTTGATACTCCTACATCAGAAGTGTCCATGTCCACCGCAAGGCGCAAGTTCAGCACGCTGTCCTCGATCTCGTACTGGATGACACAAATCAGGCTGGCAGAGGCTGCTTCCAAGCACTCAGTTGCCCTGGGCTTCTTTAAGCTTGCTCTAGAATCAGAATGTGAGGTGAGCATCTCTTCTTTACTTTGTTGTTTTTATCAGTTAACTCTGTTGCATAGATGATATTAGAATGGTTCATACTTTTCTTTACAGCCACTGGACCGGATGAGGGAAGAGCTCAAGTCATATGTTGCCCGGCATGGCCTAGTGGCAGAATTGGAAGAACCAGTAAAGGACATTCTTCAGGTTTATGATATCGTGGAGGATTTTGAGAAGCTCAAGATCTCTCCAGAGCCCTCACAGCAACAAATAAAGTCTGACAAGGCTGCTCGTACTGCCACCAATGTGTCACCCAATGGTAACCTGAAGCCAAGGTCACTGAACTCTGAGGCAACTGAAACTAAGGTAGCAGGGAAGAAAGAGAACATTCAGAAGGCGAAACCTGATGCAAGGGTCAGAGGCTCCTATAACAAGAATCCTGCCAAAAACACCGCTGCAAAGGAGGTGGTTCGCAAGAATGCCAGTAAGAAAACCAAGAAACAGGCCAAGGGTCAACAAGAAGTTAGCAATGGAGATAGTGAGGCTTCGGCCGCCCGTCCAGATCAAGAACCTGGTAAATCTCTTTTTTTTGTGGTGTAAGTGTGGCGTACGTGCAATATCCTGTTTACTGACAGTCTTTTTACTCTGCAGCTGATGTGGTGATGGAGATTGCACATGAGGATAAAGAGAACATGGTAAATATATGGCTACCGATTGAGATCAATTTTTATGAGAACAGCAGGCTGTTTTTTTACCATTGCTAATTGATTTCGTTTGACTGTAGGGGGATACTGAGATGCCTATGGATGATGGAATTCCCCAAGAAGCCTAGAAGAGCCCGACCGACTTCAGATTCAATCCTTTTTTATCACTGAAGATGAAGTACTAGTGTGTGGTTGCTTGCTTTAGTTCCCAGTGTTAATATGCTACCGGAGGTTGTCTCTGTGATTGCCGAACCTTGTCTTGGAGGGGTGGGAGTCTGTGCTTTGATGGGTGGTtgattgcttgcttgcttgtatTCCTAAATTAAGTTTGCCGCTTTGCATGTACTGGCTGTGCATCTGAAtatgggccgtgtttggttagatgAAAAAATTTCCGCGCACGTTTTTCGAAAAGAGAATCTCgtacgcatggagtactaaatgaagtctatttgcaaaacctttttagggacgggtgtaacttttcgagacgaatctaattattgtaattaattgatgatttgatacagtgatgctacagtaaccatcctctaatcgcgcggttaaaggcctcattagattcatctcgagatttacacgggggttgtggaggtggttttgtaattagacttcgtttgatactctaaattagtggtcaaagcgtgct
Proteins encoded:
- the LOC120670967 gene encoding uncharacterized protein LOC120670967 produces the protein MATSGDQSAGGGSAARASRLRYPLRSASRGKAAADAPPTISAPRRAKPPSDVSKSMCLDLSVKDKSAKPPRRHSIQTKPGASPRPTPSATVTPVSGIRSRRSNSQGRFDTPTSEVSMSTARRKFSTLSSISYWMTQIRLAEAASKHSVALGFFKLALESECEPLDRMREELKSYVARHGLVAELEEPVKDILQVYDIVEDFEKLKISPEPSQQQIKSDKAARTATNVSPNGNLKPRSLNSEATETKVAGKKENIQKAKPDARVRGSYNKNPAKNTAAKEVVRKNASKKTKKQAKGQQEVSNGDSEASAARPDQEPADVVMEIAHEDKENMGDTEMPMDDGIPQEA